A DNA window from Burkholderia sp. HI2500 contains the following coding sequences:
- a CDS encoding pentapeptide MXKDX repeat protein, whose product MKKVLIAACVAAFATIATGAYAQNDAMSQPGSSMSKDAMGHDAMAKDAMGHDAMKKDGMKKHAMKKDAMKKDAMSHDEMGKPSGDKMAPSN is encoded by the coding sequence ATGAAAAAAGTACTGATTGCCGCTTGCGTTGCCGCTTTCGCCACGATCGCCACGGGCGCGTATGCGCAGAACGATGCGATGTCGCAGCCGGGCTCGTCGATGTCGAAGGACGCGATGGGCCACGACGCGATGGCCAAGGATGCAATGGGCCATGACGCGATGAAGAAGGACGGCATGAAGAAGCATGCGATGAAGAAAGACGCGATGAAGAAGGACGCGATGTCGCACGACGAGATGGGCAAGCCGTCGGGCGACAAGATGGCGCCGTCGAACTGA